A window from Triticum aestivum cultivar Chinese Spring chromosome 6D, IWGSC CS RefSeq v2.1, whole genome shotgun sequence encodes these proteins:
- the LOC123143830 gene encoding probable LRR receptor-like serine/threonine-protein kinase At4g20450: MTAYGRLTTQSQTGMKYLQHLSSRIMSLMCTTCHQLLCKMQQPYTPPFLFADSFSGFVQGLASYSVSLVATENATLTPILNAMEMYLVEPITEVATDSGDARAMMSIQENFGVEKNWMGDPCAPKAFAWIGLTCSYPPAHASKITALNVSSFGLAGTISTDFGDLNALQYLLVRDLSSNDLYGTIPDSLQKSQNGTLSLRVGNNANICANGTACGSSRKKINGALLAAIVIPIVAVIAIFVVLFLLLRQKLKGKDKRKATGPEDESALLENREFSYRELKYITSNYSQEIGKGGFGAVFLGYLKNGNSVAVKVRSDSSSQGGKEFLAEARHLTRIHHKNLVSLIGYCKDKNHLALVYVYMPKGNLQNHLRGSTSKPLTWEQRLHIALDAAQGLEYLHIACKPALIHRDVKSTNILLTTDLGAKIADFGLTKAFGDSKTHITTEPAGTMGYLDPEYFCSYHISEKSDVYSFGVVLLELITGRPPIIPVSDSVSVHVGEWVQQSLDHGAMESIVDARMVGDYDMNSVWKAAGLALHCKLEVSRERPTMAEVVAQLKECLELENRLDGRQRSLGSNFPREGSALEAEEEQQGGDIQAVAAGPAMR, from the exons ATGACTGCCTATGGTCGACTTACGACACAATCCCAAACTGGGATGAAATATCTGCAACATCTGTCGTCCAGAATTATGTCACTGATGTGTACGACGTGCCATCAGCTGTTATGCAAAATGCAGCAACCTTACACCCCTCCATTCCTATTCGCCGATTCTTTCTCAGGCTTTGTACAAGGGTTGGCAAGTTATAGTGTCTCACTTGTTGCTACAGAAAATGCAACTCTTACACCTATCCTGAATGCCATGGAGATGTACTTGGTGGAACCGATAACTGAGGTCGCTACTGATAGTGGAGATG CTAGAGCCATGATGTCAATCCAGGAGAATTTTGGCGTGGAGAAAAACTGGATGGGTGATCCATGTGCTCCAAAAGCTTTTGCATGGATAGGATTAACCTGCTCCTATCCTCCAGCTCATGCCTCTAAAATAACAGCATT AAATGTGTCTTCCTTTGGGTTGGCTGGTACCATCTCTACTGATTTTGGAGATCTGAATGCACTTCAGTACCT ATTGGTAAG GGATCTGTCCAGCAATGATCTATATGGAACAATCCCTGACAGTCTTCAAAAATCCCAAAATGGGACTCTGTCGTTAAG GGTTGGTAATAATGCAAATATATGTGCCAATGGTACTGCCTGTGGATCAAGTCGAAAGAAAATTAATGGGGCACTTCTTGCTGCAATAGTTATTCCAATCGTTGCTGTCATTGCAATATTTGTTGTATTATTTCTTCTGCTACGCCAAAAGCTCAAGGGAAAAG ATAAGAGAAAAGCTACTGGTCCTGAAGATGAATCTGCGTTACTTGAGAACCGAGAATTTTCTTACAGAGAACTGAAGTATATTACAAGCAACTATAGCCAAGAGATTGGCAAGGGCGGGTTTGGAGCTGTCTTCCTTGGCTACCTGAAGAACGGAAACTCAGTTGCTGTGAAAGTGCGTTCTGATTCATCTTCACAAGGGGGTAAAGAGTTTCTGGCTGAG GCTCGGCACTTGACAAGGATTCATCACAAGAACTTGGTTTCCTTGATTGGCTACTGCAAGGACAAAAATCATCTAGCCCTTGTTTACGTGTACATGCCCAAAGGGAACCTGCAGAATCATCTGAGAG GTTCTACTAGTAAACCACTCACTTGGGAGCAGCGTCTTCACATCGCCCTTGATGCTGCACAAG GTCTGGAGTATCTGCATATCGCGTGTAAACCAGCATTGATCCACAGAGATGTGAAGAGTACCAACATCCTGCTGACCACAGATCTTGGGGCTAAGATTGCTGATTTTGGCCTGACCAAGGCTTTCGGCGACTCGAAAACACATATAACCACTGAACCAGCTGGTACTATGGGCTACTTAGATCCCGA GTACTTCTGCAGTTATCACATCAGTGAGAAGAGCGACGTGTACAGCTTTGGCGTCGTACTCCTAGAGCTCATCACAGGCCGTCCTCCTATCATCCCGGTCAGCGACAGCGTGAGTGTCCACGTCGGCGAGTGGGTGCAGCAGAGCCTTGACCACGGCGCCATGGAGAGCATTGTGGATGCAAGAATGGTTGGGGATTATGACATGAACTCTGTCTGGAAAGCTGCTGGCCTGGCGCTGCATTGCAAGCTAGAGGTCTCAAGGGAGCGTCCGACGATGGCAGAGGTGGTGGCGCAGCTTAAGGAGTGCTTGGAGCTCGAGAACCGTCTTGACGGGAGGCAAAGAAGCTTGGGCTCGAACTTTCCTAGGGAGGGAAGTGCACTTGAGgcagaagaagaacaacaaggtgGGGATATACAAGCTGTTGCTGCTGGTCCTGCAATGAGATAG